The proteins below come from a single Crossiella sp. CA-258035 genomic window:
- a CDS encoding NAD(P)H-binding protein, producing the protein MHVVTGASGQLGRRIVTHLREHVDAAKIIALSRTPEQLDGLGVRAHHGDLDQPESLLPHFDGAERVLVVATSAVGRRTAQHANAIKAAQQAGVGGFLYTSMIRAGDPGNTSPILFEHRETEQLLLDSGLPFTLLRNGVYMDMLQLLLPLREAVETGVLPGKLGSGRVAYVTRDDLAAASAAVLATGGHDGQILDLTGPQALDHAGIAAALAEASGRPVRHDPAAEEPVESFLARLPEAARANPEAMRSGEMFWHSTEAGWLDVLTHHVPRLTGRPGTTLAEFLRGVL; encoded by the coding sequence ATGCACGTCGTCACCGGCGCGTCCGGCCAGCTGGGCCGCCGCATCGTCACCCACCTCCGCGAGCACGTGGACGCGGCCAAGATCATCGCGTTGTCCCGCACCCCGGAACAGCTCGACGGCCTCGGCGTCCGGGCGCACCACGGCGATCTGGACCAGCCGGAGTCGCTGCTGCCGCACTTCGACGGCGCCGAGCGGGTGCTGGTGGTGGCCACCTCCGCGGTCGGCCGCCGCACCGCCCAGCACGCCAACGCGATCAAGGCCGCCCAGCAGGCCGGCGTCGGCGGCTTCCTCTACACCTCGATGATCCGCGCGGGCGATCCCGGCAACACCAGCCCGATCCTGTTCGAGCACCGCGAGACCGAGCAGCTGCTGCTCGACTCCGGGCTGCCGTTCACCTTGCTGCGCAACGGGGTCTACATGGACATGCTGCAACTCCTGCTGCCGCTGCGCGAAGCGGTGGAGACCGGCGTGCTGCCCGGCAAGCTCGGCTCCGGCCGCGTCGCCTACGTCACCCGCGACGACCTGGCCGCCGCCAGCGCCGCCGTGCTGGCCACCGGCGGTCACGACGGCCAGATCCTGGACCTCACCGGCCCGCAGGCCCTGGACCACGCGGGCATCGCCGCCGCACTGGCCGAGGCCAGCGGCCGACCGGTCCGGCACGACCCGGCGGCCGAGGAGCCGGTGGAGTCCTTCCTGGCCCGGCTGCCCGAGGCGGCGCGGGCGAACCCGGAGGCCATGCGGTCCGGGGAGATGTTCTGGCACAGCACGGAAGCGGGCTGGCTGGACGTGCTCACCCACCACGTCCCCCGCCTCACCGGCCGCCCCGGCACCACGCTCGCGGAGTTCTTGCGGGGCGTGCTCTGA
- a CDS encoding trypsin-like serine protease, which yields MSEKKPRRRRWWILGPVLVLLAPIVLYAPFLVWEYTRPQPDPVPGSGQVSTAAAPWVVVIGNPKTYADSPSNKLCVGTLVAPKAVVTAAHCLGSEPADLTITVGRDDLRGNSGKVVRVAATWRDPGYAKGIAEESFAGGMFGQVRLASADIGLITLAEPVDTPALPLADSPAGGSAATVYGWRMSPDDQPLLWQAPTTVAEDAECVRRAADSVRFIPPRWHGVSYEQAAYLCVGAERAIRLRATDSGSPVVVGGKLAGVASWSGSVDPAAPDYYTRVAHYQSQLRTLIDAIR from the coding sequence ATGTCCGAAAAGAAGCCTCGCCGCCGCCGGTGGTGGATCTTGGGCCCGGTGCTCGTCCTGCTGGCCCCGATCGTGCTCTACGCCCCGTTCCTGGTCTGGGAGTACACCCGCCCGCAGCCCGATCCGGTGCCCGGCAGCGGCCAGGTGTCCACCGCCGCCGCGCCCTGGGTCGTGGTCATCGGCAACCCGAAGACCTACGCCGACTCCCCCAGCAACAAGCTGTGCGTCGGCACCCTGGTCGCGCCCAAGGCGGTGGTCACCGCCGCCCACTGCCTCGGCTCCGAACCGGCCGACCTGACCATCACCGTCGGCCGGGACGACCTGCGCGGCAACAGCGGCAAGGTGGTGCGGGTGGCCGCGACCTGGCGCGACCCCGGCTACGCCAAGGGAATCGCCGAGGAGTCCTTCGCCGGCGGCATGTTCGGCCAGGTCCGGCTGGCCTCGGCGGACATCGGCCTGATCACCCTGGCCGAACCCGTGGACACCCCGGCCCTCCCGCTCGCCGACAGCCCGGCGGGCGGGTCGGCCGCCACCGTCTACGGCTGGCGCATGTCCCCAGACGACCAACCGCTGCTCTGGCAAGCGCCTACCACGGTGGCCGAGGACGCCGAGTGCGTGCGCCGGGCCGCTGACAGCGTCCGCTTCATCCCGCCCCGCTGGCACGGCGTCAGCTACGAACAGGCCGCCTACCTGTGCGTGGGCGCGGAGCGCGCGATCCGCCTGCGCGCCACCGACAGCGGCTCGCCCGTGGTGGTCGGCGGCAAGCTCGCGGGCGTGGCCTCCTGGTCGGGCAGCGTCGATCCCGCGGCCCCGGACTACTACACCCGGGTGGCGCACTACCAGTCGCAGCTGCGCACCCTCATCGACGCGATCCGCTGA
- a CDS encoding GntR family transcriptional regulator, which produces MLISVDPSSAVSLADQVSASVRRGLAEGVIRAGDRLPAAREVAAALGINLHTVLRGYQQLREEGLVELRRGRGAVVTANAGPGRAQLVEQVRALVAASRAQGLSDQETLELIRSVQASG; this is translated from the coding sequence GTGCTGATCTCGGTGGACCCGTCCTCGGCCGTGTCACTGGCCGACCAGGTCTCCGCCTCGGTGCGGCGGGGCCTGGCCGAGGGCGTCATCCGGGCGGGCGACCGGCTGCCGGCCGCGCGCGAGGTGGCCGCCGCGCTGGGCATCAACCTGCACACCGTGCTGCGCGGCTACCAGCAGCTCCGCGAGGAGGGCCTGGTCGAGCTGCGGCGTGGCCGCGGCGCGGTGGTCACCGCCAACGCCGGACCGGGCCGGGCCCAGCTGGTCGAGCAGGTCCGCGCCCTGGTGGCGGCCAGCCGCGCGCAGGGACTCAGCGACCAGGAGACCCTGGAGCTCATCCGCTCGGTCCAGGCTTCGGGCTAG